The Solibacillus sp. FSL R7-0682 genome includes a window with the following:
- a CDS encoding GNAT family N-acetyltransferase, with protein sequence MKFTNRTLRIIKNAEFEAKKTTNIVYPIHLFLSMTQEKTGVCAEVNMYNPYLSEILNERFMALYTTNHEIGMVYEPFTINISTSTLQVLEIANSRMKRFNQIFINEGHLADAIFRSDDLLTRLLFEGLEVENIIGILCNPRDMLVSLKNYSVSIDLTDGINFRKAEQGDQTTLKKFVESEFGKGWLNSIENGFLLEEIPIYIAVDNEQILGFACYDLVRGRKGIFGPMGTSFSNRVQGIGTTLLHLCLKEMKELGHEYAIIGEAGPLEFYEKACGAVVIPKTININ encoded by the coding sequence GTGAAATTTACAAACCGTACTTTGAGAATTATAAAAAACGCAGAATTTGAAGCTAAAAAAACAACAAATATTGTTTATCCAATTCATTTATTTTTAAGTATGACGCAAGAAAAAACAGGTGTTTGCGCAGAAGTAAATATGTATAATCCGTACTTATCGGAAATATTAAATGAGCGATTTATGGCCCTTTATACAACAAATCATGAAATAGGTATGGTTTATGAACCGTTTACGATCAACATTTCTACATCAACACTACAAGTACTAGAAATCGCTAATAGTCGAATGAAACGATTCAACCAAATTTTTATAAATGAAGGTCATTTAGCGGATGCGATTTTTAGAAGTGATGACTTATTAACCCGTTTACTATTTGAAGGGCTAGAAGTTGAAAATATTATTGGGATTTTATGTAATCCGAGGGATATGCTTGTGTCTTTGAAAAATTATTCAGTATCAATTGACCTCACTGACGGCATAAATTTTCGCAAAGCTGAGCAAGGTGATCAAACAACATTAAAAAAATTTGTAGAAAGTGAATTCGGAAAAGGGTGGTTAAATTCCATAGAAAACGGGTTTTTACTAGAGGAAATTCCGATTTATATAGCGGTTGATAATGAGCAAATTTTAGGTTTTGCTTGTTATGATTTAGTAAGGGGGAGAAAAGGGATATTCGGTCCAATGGGGACATCTTTTTCAAATCGTGTGCAGGGGATAGGTACTACTCTTCTTCACCTTTGTTTAAAAGAAATGAAGGAACTTGGACATGAATATGCCATTATTGGAGAGGCTGGTCCACTAGAATTTTATGAAAAAGCATGTGGTGCCGTCGTGATTCCAAAGACCATAAATATTAATTAA